Within Myxococcales bacterium, the genomic segment TTCACCTCACGTTGTGGTTTGGCTTTCGCTCGGCCGACGCCATTGGGTATGATAGGTCATAGTGCGCAGGCCCCCCCTATGCAACTAGACGCTGAGTTAGCCGCCATTATTCAACCGTACGGGTTTGACCCCGCGCAATGGGAGATCCTCCGTCATCGCCTGCGGTCCCAGGGATACTCACCCGCTCTCAATGTCATCGACGGGCCCATCAGGGCGGCCCAGCCCGGCGATATTCATCCCGTTCCGTCCGAGGGCACCCTTGAACGCTTGCGGCTCGAATGCCTGGGCGCAGCCGCCATCGCAAAGGGAGAGGTGGCCGTCTTAGTGCTTGCAGGCGGCATGGCCACTCGCTTTGGCGGTGCCGTCAAGGGCCTGGTGCCCGTGCACCACCATCTGCATTTCGCCGAGCTCAAGCGCCGCTCCGTCTTGCATGTGGCGCACCAGTTCCAGCGCGCCATGCCGATGTGGTGGATGAGCAGCTTTCTGACACACGGGCCCCTGACAGCGTGGGCGGATGCGCACGAAGACGAGAGGGTGCCGCTCAGTCTGTTCTCTCAATCAACCTCGCTCCGTCTGACTGAGCATGGAGAGCTCTATCGCGGCAGCGACCCACAAGACAGTGTGTACTGTCCCGGGCACGGCGATACCCTGACATCGCTCAAGCGCACTTCGCTGCCTCAAGAGTTCAAGGCTCGGGGCGGACGTTACATCTTTATGTCCAATGTCGATAACCTGGCCGCCACGCTGGATCCCTTCATCGTTGGCGCCCATATCGATGGCGGCAAACGCATCACCGTCGAGCTTGTGGACAAACAACCCAACGACCAAGGCGGTGCACCTGCGTGGTTTAATGATACCCTGCAAATCATCGAAGCGTTTCGCTTCCCCCCCACCTTCGACCAAACCAGCATCCCCGTCTTCAATACCAACACGTTTGTGTTTGACGTGGAGGTACTTCAAGACGCCTATCCGCTTGACTGGTTTGCTGTAAAAAAGACCGCCAATGACTCTGCAGTCATCCAATACGAGCAGCTCTTCGGTCAGCTTACAGCTTTTATCCCAGGGCATTACATCCGCGTGGAGCGCGAGGGGCGCCAGAGCCGTTTCATTCCCGTAAAGACGCCCGAAGACCTCGAAGCACAGCGCCCCTTGATATGCGAGGTGTTACAAGCGCGCGGCGTCTCCATCGAGGCCGGATAGAAACCGTTCAAGAATGGCATAGCCGCGCTCAAGCGGCGGCAACTCCGTGAACTCGTTGCGCTGGTGGGCTTGGGCCTGTGTCCCCGGACCGAAGTTCACCGCCTTGACGCCAAGCGCATCGAAGCGCGCCACATCAGTCCATGCTTGTTTGGGCTCCACAGCCTCGA encodes:
- a CDS encoding UTP--glucose-1-phosphate uridylyltransferase; protein product: MQLDAELAAIIQPYGFDPAQWEILRHRLRSQGYSPALNVIDGPIRAAQPGDIHPVPSEGTLERLRLECLGAAAIAKGEVAVLVLAGGMATRFGGAVKGLVPVHHHLHFAELKRRSVLHVAHQFQRAMPMWWMSSFLTHGPLTAWADAHEDERVPLSLFSQSTSLRLTEHGELYRGSDPQDSVYCPGHGDTLTSLKRTSLPQEFKARGGRYIFMSNVDNLAATLDPFIVGAHIDGGKRITVELVDKQPNDQGGAPAWFNDTLQIIEAFRFPPTFDQTSIPVFNTNTFVFDVEVLQDAYPLDWFAVKKTANDSAVIQYEQLFGQLTAFIPGHYIRVEREGRQSRFIPVKTPEDLEAQRPLICEVLQARGVSIEAG